Proteins from a single region of Bradyrhizobium diazoefficiens:
- a CDS encoding tetratricopeptide repeat protein, producing the protein MSALIQWGTRVIRRTVLVLTCCGLGTALAGCDQTLREAAIVAPVDPPGGDPVQEPTDVKYYPSDEPVRLGLEHFNRGNFGLAQRYFKDAVEKSPKDVTAWVGLAASYDRIRRFDLADQAYAQAIRLGGETVQILNDQGYSYMLRGNLGAARRKFEKAYSLDPGNPVIANNLELLNGSRRFIERPPNNQP; encoded by the coding sequence ATGAGTGCGCTGATCCAGTGGGGGACAAGAGTTATCCGGCGCACCGTCCTCGTGCTGACGTGTTGCGGGCTGGGGACAGCCCTTGCTGGGTGCGACCAAACATTGAGGGAGGCAGCAATCGTCGCCCCCGTGGATCCGCCGGGTGGGGACCCCGTGCAGGAGCCGACCGACGTCAAATATTATCCTTCGGACGAGCCCGTGCGGCTGGGGCTGGAGCATTTCAACCGCGGCAATTTCGGCCTCGCCCAGCGCTATTTCAAGGACGCCGTCGAGAAATCACCGAAGGACGTGACGGCCTGGGTTGGGCTGGCGGCGAGCTATGATCGGATTCGTCGGTTTGACCTGGCTGATCAGGCCTATGCCCAGGCAATCCGGCTGGGAGGCGAAACCGTTCAAATCCTGAACGACCAGGGATATTCGTACATGCTGCGCGGCAATCTGGGTGCGGCGCGGCGCAAGTTCGAGAAGGCCTATTCGCTCGATCCGGGTAACCCGGTCATCGCCAATAACCTCGAACTTCTTAATGGCAGCCGGAGGTTCATTGAGAGGCCGCCGAATAATCAGCCTTGA
- a CDS encoding SDR family oxidoreductase, which yields MQKRNATVAVIGAGDYIGGEIAKKFASEGFMVFAGRRNGAKLEPLVKEIEAAGGEIHARSLDARKEEEIISFLDDADKHAPLEVCIFNIGANVNFPILDTAERVFRKVWEMACYSGFLAGREAARLMLARGGGNIFFTGATASLRGGSGYAAFASAKFGLRAVAQAMARELGPKNIHVAHLIIDSGVDTEWVRQRRLEALGPDALDDPDLLMPPSSVAASYWQLYQQPKSAWTFELEIRPFGEKW from the coding sequence GTGCAAAAGAGAAACGCAACCGTGGCCGTGATCGGAGCCGGCGATTATATCGGCGGCGAGATCGCCAAGAAGTTCGCCTCAGAGGGTTTCATGGTGTTCGCCGGCCGCCGCAACGGCGCCAAGCTCGAGCCACTCGTCAAGGAGATCGAGGCGGCGGGCGGTGAAATCCACGCGCGCTCGCTCGATGCGCGCAAAGAGGAGGAAATCATCTCCTTCCTCGATGATGCCGACAAGCATGCGCCGCTCGAGGTGTGCATCTTCAACATCGGTGCGAACGTCAATTTCCCGATCCTCGACACCGCCGAGCGCGTGTTCCGCAAGGTCTGGGAGATGGCCTGCTATTCCGGCTTCCTGGCTGGCCGCGAGGCGGCGCGGCTGATGCTCGCGCGCGGCGGTGGCAACATCTTCTTCACCGGCGCGACGGCCTCGCTCCGCGGCGGCAGCGGCTATGCCGCCTTTGCCAGCGCCAAATTCGGCCTGCGTGCCGTGGCGCAGGCCATGGCGCGCGAGCTCGGTCCGAAGAACATCCACGTTGCCCATCTCATCATCGATTCCGGTGTCGACACCGAATGGGTGCGGCAGCGCCGGCTCGAGGCGCTCGGTCCCGATGCGCTCGACGATCCCGATCTCCTGATGCCGCCCTCGTCCGTCGCGGCGTCCTACTGGCAGCTCTATCAGCAGCCGAAGAGCGCATGGACTTTCGAGCTGGAAATCCGTCCTTTCGGCGAGAAGTGGTAG
- a CDS encoding helix-turn-helix domain-containing protein — MKWKELEEEPCSMARTIGVIGDRWTLLILRECFLRTRRFEGFQSALGITRHLLAERLKKLVRQGILRRIPYQESPKRHEYILTQKGLDLYPIMMAIVHWGDTHMVDERGRPLLHQHRNCGKDFDPVMVCSECGEPLSAKEVHTHPGPGARSIPAKQAPAASKTKARSRAA, encoded by the coding sequence ATGAAGTGGAAAGAACTCGAGGAAGAGCCCTGTTCGATGGCCCGAACCATCGGCGTCATCGGTGACCGCTGGACTCTTCTGATCCTGCGCGAATGCTTTCTGCGCACGCGCCGCTTCGAAGGATTTCAATCGGCGCTCGGAATCACGCGGCACCTGCTCGCTGAACGGCTGAAAAAGCTGGTCCGGCAGGGCATCCTGCGCCGCATTCCCTACCAGGAATCGCCCAAGCGGCACGAATATATCCTGACCCAAAAGGGCCTCGATCTCTATCCGATCATGATGGCAATCGTGCATTGGGGCGACACCCACATGGTCGACGAGCGTGGTCGGCCGTTGCTGCACCAACACCGCAATTGCGGAAAGGACTTCGATCCGGTCATGGTGTGCTCCGAATGCGGCGAGCCGCTGTCGGCCAAGGAGGTCCATACTCACCCGGGGCCGGGCGCCCGCAGCATTCCGGCGAAACAGGCGCCCGCGGCCTCGAAGACCAAGGCGCGCTCCCGTGCCGCTTGA
- a CDS encoding AMP-binding protein, whose product MSMTALTFAPRELCIERRSDGVLILTSPLEWKPCDWRITDFLPRWADAAPDRVFLAQRNVKGGWDEISYVEAWSQVQALGQSLIDMGAKPADKLAVLSGNSIENAVISFAAMSIGVILAPISPNYTLMPGGIARLKDVAEVLRPDFVFVQSGRDFSAGRSIPELAAATWISVDGAPDTVSFRALTDRTGTEGFAKASRAVSCDDVAKILFTSGSTGFPKGVLNTHRMMASSLQMGSLLVSPPAAPIQVEWLPWHHTMGSNVILHGILKNGGTLYIDDGRPMPQLFHKTLANLKEISPTAMFNVPAGYNLLCDAIEKDSELGASVFKRMDRLSYAGAAISQGTLEKLYRLTSSITGRRIPVMSGYGTTETAPTISTTHWATDQPGEIGLPAPGLQLKLIPVSDTYEARVKGPNVTPGYLGRPDLTEKAFDEEGFYRIGDMVSFLDPQKPELGLRFTGRISENFKLANGTWVSIGNMRAAILAATRGVLLDIVIAGENREACALLCWLNPTEAARISAAPAEDLACDSLVIQFLKDRFRDYNETVGSSEKICSFVLVKDPPSMAAGEITDKAYVNQRAVLKVRSEQVEGLFANEPGQDVVRV is encoded by the coding sequence ATGTCGATGACGGCACTGACGTTTGCGCCAAGGGAGCTCTGCATCGAGCGCCGCTCCGACGGCGTGCTCATACTGACCTCGCCGCTTGAATGGAAACCGTGTGACTGGCGCATCACCGATTTTCTGCCGAGGTGGGCAGACGCCGCTCCGGACCGGGTTTTCCTCGCGCAACGCAATGTGAAGGGCGGATGGGACGAGATCAGTTATGTCGAGGCATGGTCGCAGGTTCAGGCGCTCGGTCAAAGCCTGATCGATATGGGCGCCAAACCGGCTGACAAGCTGGCAGTCTTGTCAGGTAACTCGATCGAAAACGCGGTGATCTCGTTTGCGGCCATGTCGATCGGGGTCATCCTCGCGCCGATATCGCCGAACTATACGCTGATGCCCGGTGGGATCGCCCGTCTCAAAGACGTCGCTGAAGTGCTGCGGCCTGACTTCGTGTTTGTTCAAAGCGGACGCGACTTTTCCGCTGGTCGCTCCATTCCTGAATTGGCGGCCGCGACCTGGATCAGCGTCGACGGTGCGCCGGACACGGTGTCTTTCCGCGCCCTGACTGACAGAACCGGGACTGAAGGATTTGCCAAGGCGTCACGCGCAGTCTCCTGCGATGATGTGGCCAAGATTCTTTTCACGTCGGGTTCGACCGGCTTTCCGAAGGGAGTGCTCAACACCCACCGCATGATGGCAAGCTCGCTGCAGATGGGGAGTCTGCTGGTGTCACCTCCGGCGGCGCCGATCCAGGTGGAGTGGCTGCCCTGGCACCACACCATGGGCAGCAACGTCATCCTCCACGGCATCCTCAAGAACGGCGGGACACTCTATATCGACGATGGGCGGCCGATGCCGCAGCTATTTCACAAGACGCTTGCCAATCTCAAGGAAATTTCGCCGACCGCCATGTTCAACGTACCCGCCGGCTATAACCTGCTCTGCGACGCAATCGAGAAGGACTCCGAGCTTGGCGCCAGCGTGTTCAAGCGGATGGATCGCCTGAGCTACGCCGGGGCTGCAATCTCGCAAGGAACCCTCGAGAAACTGTATCGGTTGACGTCATCGATCACGGGGCGGCGGATTCCGGTGATGTCGGGCTACGGTACGACCGAAACTGCGCCGACGATCAGTACGACCCATTGGGCGACGGATCAGCCGGGGGAGATCGGCCTTCCGGCGCCGGGGCTTCAGCTCAAGCTGATCCCCGTCTCGGATACTTACGAGGCCAGGGTCAAGGGACCCAACGTTACGCCCGGTTATCTTGGCCGGCCCGATTTGACCGAAAAGGCCTTCGATGAAGAAGGCTTCTATCGCATCGGCGATATGGTCTCGTTTCTGGATCCGCAGAAGCCGGAGTTGGGGCTGCGCTTTACCGGACGAATTTCCGAGAATTTCAAGCTCGCGAACGGCACCTGGGTCTCGATCGGAAACATGCGCGCGGCGATCCTGGCGGCGACGCGCGGGGTCCTGCTGGATATTGTCATTGCCGGCGAGAATCGCGAAGCGTGTGCGCTGCTCTGCTGGTTGAACCCCACCGAGGCGGCCCGGATCTCAGCGGCTCCGGCCGAGGATTTGGCTTGCGACTCTCTCGTCATTCAGTTCCTGAAGGATCGGTTTCGGGACTACAACGAGACCGTCGGAAGCAGCGAAAAGATCTGTTCCTTCGTGCTGGTAAAAGATCCGCCGTCAATGGCGGCAGGAGAGATCACCGACAAGGCCTACGTCAACCAGCGCGCCGTGCTGAAAGTCCGCTCCGAGCAGGTTGAAGGCCTTTTCGCGAATGAACCGGGTCAGGATGTGGTCCGGGTTTAG
- a CDS encoding ABC transporter substrate-binding protein, giving the protein MLVNPKIVAAVAMLLSGPAAFAADEPGITATEIKIGGVFPFSGPASSIGLVGKGLIGYIQLLNDRGGINGRKINYIAYDDAYSPPKAVEQVRKLVESDEVAFMFGQLGTPGLSATAKYLKAKGVPSIAIVSGSSKFTDIASYPLTTTGLVSYDTEGRIYAKYLTRTLPNAKYAILYQNDDLGKDYVNAFKGFIGKEYDRKVVSASYEVTEPTVDSQITNLKSSGADALVIAGTPKFAAQAIRQASLIGWKATVIINFPSGSVGGTLAPAGLDKSVGVIVGTINKDVVDPTWKDDPAMRAYRAFLDKYLPGVDITNGSYLTGYQQGVLLEQILKQCGNDLSRKNILAQAKNLRDLVVPTALPGIKVNTSKSENMIWTQMRLQRWTGATWEAFGDVLDARSD; this is encoded by the coding sequence ATGTTGGTGAATCCGAAGATCGTCGCTGCTGTGGCGATGCTTTTGAGTGGACCCGCGGCATTCGCAGCCGACGAGCCCGGGATCACCGCGACCGAGATCAAGATCGGCGGGGTATTTCCGTTCAGCGGCCCGGCGTCATCGATTGGTCTCGTGGGCAAGGGACTGATCGGCTACATTCAATTGCTGAACGACCGCGGCGGCATTAACGGCCGCAAGATCAACTACATTGCCTATGACGACGCGTACAGCCCGCCCAAAGCGGTGGAGCAGGTCCGCAAGCTCGTCGAGAGCGACGAAGTGGCTTTCATGTTCGGACAGCTCGGCACGCCCGGCCTTTCGGCGACAGCGAAGTACCTGAAGGCGAAAGGGGTGCCTAGTATCGCAATCGTCAGCGGATCATCCAAGTTCACTGACATTGCGAGTTACCCGCTCACCACGACGGGCCTTGTCAGCTACGACACCGAAGGAAGAATCTACGCCAAGTATCTAACCAGGACGCTGCCCAACGCCAAATATGCGATCCTCTATCAGAACGACGACCTCGGCAAAGATTACGTCAATGCCTTCAAAGGTTTTATCGGCAAGGAGTACGATCGTAAGGTCGTGAGCGCGTCCTATGAGGTCACCGAACCGACCGTCGATTCACAGATCACCAATCTGAAGAGCTCCGGTGCCGATGCCCTGGTGATCGCAGGAACGCCGAAGTTCGCTGCGCAGGCGATCCGCCAGGCTTCGCTGATCGGCTGGAAGGCGACCGTCATTATCAACTTTCCGTCCGGTTCGGTTGGAGGCACGCTCGCGCCGGCCGGACTGGACAAATCAGTCGGCGTGATCGTCGGGACCATCAACAAGGATGTCGTCGATCCGACGTGGAAAGACGATCCCGCGATGCGGGCCTATCGGGCATTTCTCGACAAATATTTGCCGGGCGTCGATATCACCAACGGCAGCTATCTGACCGGCTATCAGCAGGGCGTCCTGCTCGAGCAAATCCTGAAGCAATGCGGAAATGATCTGTCGCGCAAGAATATCCTGGCGCAAGCCAAGAACCTCAGGGATTTGGTCGTGCCGACTGCGCTGCCGGGGATCAAGGTCAACACCAGCAAATCTGAGAACATGATCTGGACGCAGATGCGCCTGCAGCGATGGACCGGCGCCACGTGGGAGGCCTTCGGGGACGTGCTGGACGCCAGGTCCGACTGA
- a CDS encoding 2-hydroxychromene-2-carboxylate isomerase — protein MTLKVEFQFDFGSPNAYLAEVAIPGIEQRTGVKFEYVPVLLGGIYKATGNMSPFDSLRGIRNKPEYQALETQRFIRRHNITKFRQNPFFPVNTLMLMRGAVAAQFEGVFEPYFRAAYHHMWEEPKKMDDLDIFRNAFISSGIAIEQLIARAQQDDVKKRLIDLTNDAVSRGAFGSPTFFVGKEMFFGKDQLRNVEESILEQTKVPVGETA, from the coding sequence ATGACTTTGAAGGTTGAGTTCCAGTTCGATTTCGGCAGCCCCAACGCCTATCTGGCGGAGGTCGCCATCCCCGGCATCGAGCAGCGCACTGGCGTCAAGTTTGAATACGTCCCGGTTCTGCTCGGCGGCATCTACAAGGCGACCGGCAACATGTCGCCGTTCGATTCCCTTCGCGGGATCAGGAACAAGCCGGAATATCAGGCGCTGGAGACCCAGCGGTTTATCCGCCGCCACAACATCACAAAATTTCGCCAGAATCCGTTCTTTCCGGTCAATACGCTGATGCTGATGCGCGGCGCCGTCGCCGCGCAGTTCGAAGGCGTGTTCGAGCCCTATTTCAGGGCTGCGTACCACCATATGTGGGAAGAGCCGAAGAAGATGGACGACCTCGACATCTTCCGCAACGCGTTCATCTCGTCAGGCATTGCCATCGAACAGCTGATCGCGCGTGCGCAGCAGGACGACGTCAAGAAGAGATTGATCGATCTGACCAACGATGCCGTCAGCCGCGGTGCGTTCGGCTCGCCAACCTTCTTCGTTGGTAAGGAGATGTTCTTCGGTAAGGATCAGCTTCGTAATGTCGAGGAGTCGATCCTCGAGCAGACCAAGGTGCCTGTCGGCGAGACGGCATAG
- a CDS encoding acyl-CoA dehydrogenase family protein — protein MELALSAEDAAFRDEVRAFIADNYPAEMRVPNPETDLTKEQSLLWHRTLYKKGWIAPLWPKEYGGPGWSITQRFIFEQETSRAGTLPPLAFSVTMVGPVIYTFGNEAQKKRFLPRILSGEDWWCQGYSEPGSGSDLATVRTKAVRDGDHYIVNGHKTWTTLAQHADWIFCLVRTDPHAKPQSGISFLLIDMKSPGVTVRPIITIDGSHEVNDVFLENVRVPVENLVGEENKGWTYAKFLLGNERTSMAGIGRSTRYIRKLKQIMKAEIPADDPAHLEFLRDIARIELDVLALEATELRVVAQMARGIDPGPAASLFKIRGTEIFQDITELTHRAIGNYGLAIREHPVSANRFMPGPEYGHTASEKYLNARKLSIYGGSNEIQRNIIAKAVLGL, from the coding sequence ATGGAGCTCGCGCTGTCGGCCGAGGACGCGGCTTTCCGCGATGAAGTGCGCGCCTTCATCGCGGACAATTATCCGGCGGAGATGCGCGTTCCAAACCCCGAGACCGATCTGACCAAGGAGCAGTCGCTGCTCTGGCATCGCACTCTCTACAAGAAGGGCTGGATCGCGCCACTGTGGCCCAAGGAGTACGGCGGTCCGGGCTGGTCGATCACGCAACGCTTCATCTTCGAGCAGGAGACCTCCCGGGCCGGGACGCTGCCGCCGCTGGCGTTCAGCGTCACCATGGTCGGTCCCGTCATCTACACGTTCGGCAACGAGGCACAGAAGAAGCGTTTCCTGCCGCGGATTCTGTCCGGCGAGGATTGGTGGTGCCAGGGCTATTCCGAGCCGGGCTCCGGCTCGGACCTTGCGACCGTCAGAACCAAGGCGGTGCGTGACGGCGACCACTACATCGTCAACGGCCACAAGACCTGGACCACGCTGGCGCAGCACGCCGACTGGATCTTTTGCCTGGTGCGGACCGATCCGCACGCGAAGCCGCAATCGGGCATCTCCTTCCTGCTGATCGACATGAAGTCGCCCGGTGTCACCGTGCGGCCGATCATCACGATCGACGGCAGCCATGAGGTCAACGACGTCTTCCTGGAAAACGTCCGCGTGCCCGTCGAGAACCTGGTCGGCGAGGAGAACAAGGGCTGGACCTACGCCAAGTTCCTGCTGGGCAACGAGCGCACCAGCATGGCCGGCATCGGCCGCTCCACCCGCTACATTCGCAAACTGAAGCAGATCATGAAGGCCGAGATACCGGCCGACGATCCGGCGCATCTCGAATTCCTGCGCGACATCGCTCGTATCGAGCTCGATGTGCTGGCGCTGGAAGCGACGGAATTGCGGGTCGTCGCCCAGATGGCGCGCGGCATCGATCCGGGTCCGGCGGCCTCGCTGTTCAAGATCCGCGGCACCGAAATATTCCAGGACATCACCGAACTCACCCATCGCGCGATCGGCAATTATGGCCTCGCCATCCGCGAGCATCCGGTCAGTGCCAACCGCTTCATGCCCGGCCCCGAATACGGCCACACCGCGTCGGAGAAATATCTGAACGCGCGAAAGCTCAGCATCTACGGCGGATCCAACGAGATCCAGCGAAACATCATCGCCAAGGCCGTGCTCGGGCTCTAG
- a CDS encoding SDR family NAD(P)-dependent oxidoreductase: MVEGHGVAILVGAGDAIGAAVARRFASGGYTVCICRRDAAKSQGLVDELSAAGHRIHAFSVDARQEAEVQKLFSDIESSIGPIEVCLFNAGSNVNKPLLDTTEKLFFKAWELACYAGFLVGREAARVMLPRRHGTIFFTGATASIRGGPGFAAFASAKFGLRAVAQAMARELGPKNIHVVHLLIDAGVDSDAIHQRMKARGIEASEVPPDSLTKTSSIAEAYWFTHQQSRDGWTHELDLRPSVEKW, from the coding sequence ATGGTGGAAGGTCACGGGGTGGCGATCCTGGTGGGCGCCGGGGACGCGATCGGTGCAGCCGTCGCGCGGCGTTTCGCCAGCGGGGGCTACACGGTTTGCATCTGCCGGCGCGATGCAGCCAAGTCCCAGGGACTCGTGGACGAACTAAGTGCTGCCGGCCATCGCATCCACGCCTTCAGCGTCGATGCGCGTCAAGAGGCCGAGGTCCAGAAGCTCTTCTCGGACATCGAAAGTAGTATTGGACCGATCGAGGTCTGCCTTTTCAACGCCGGATCCAATGTCAACAAGCCTCTGCTGGACACGACGGAAAAGCTCTTCTTCAAGGCCTGGGAGCTGGCTTGCTACGCCGGATTCCTCGTGGGGCGGGAGGCCGCGCGTGTCATGCTGCCGCGCAGGCACGGCACCATCTTCTTCACCGGCGCGACTGCGAGCATCCGCGGCGGCCCGGGGTTTGCTGCGTTTGCATCGGCGAAATTCGGGCTTCGCGCGGTCGCCCAGGCCATGGCGCGCGAGCTCGGACCGAAGAACATCCATGTCGTCCATCTCCTCATCGACGCCGGCGTCGATAGCGACGCCATCCATCAACGCATGAAGGCAAGGGGGATCGAGGCAAGCGAGGTCCCGCCAGACAGCCTGACGAAGACCTCCTCAATTGCCGAGGCGTACTGGTTCACCCACCAGCAGAGCCGCGACGGCTGGACTCATGAACTCGATCTTCGTCCGTCGGTGGAGAAATGGTGA
- a CDS encoding acyl-CoA dehydrogenase family protein — MDIQFTEEQELLRSSVQRLLRDQYDFEARRKIVASEDGFSRKQWDAFAELGLLAAPFSEGAGGLGGGPLSTMIIMHEFGRHLVVEPFIESVVLAGGLIEHAGTPEQQQAFIPGVIDGSKIWTLAWTEKASRFDFAHVTTSAWREGDDYVLSGTKTMVIAAPWADHLIISARTSGNDRDRDGVSLFVVDRRATGLDLQSFKTIDGRHAAEISLREVRGELLGREGEGVAALEGGRERAIGALCAEAVGAIGELNSATLEYSKTRKQFGTTIGSFQVLQHRMVDMFIAHQEALSLMQHLSLSLSTGESGLSRLASGAKSKIGYAGRFVADQAVQLHGGMGMTDELNVGHYFKRISAINIQFGDPAFHVLRYAQLDTAA; from the coding sequence ATGGATATTCAATTCACGGAAGAGCAGGAGTTGCTGCGCTCCAGCGTGCAGCGCCTGCTGCGCGACCAGTATGATTTCGAGGCGCGGCGCAAGATCGTCGCGAGCGAGGACGGCTTCAGCCGAAAGCAATGGGACGCCTTCGCCGAGCTCGGCCTGCTCGCTGCGCCGTTCTCGGAAGGCGCCGGCGGTCTCGGCGGCGGTCCGTTGTCGACCATGATCATCATGCACGAGTTCGGCCGTCACCTTGTCGTCGAGCCCTTCATCGAGTCGGTGGTGCTGGCCGGCGGTCTGATCGAGCACGCCGGGACGCCGGAGCAGCAGCAGGCCTTCATCCCTGGCGTCATCGACGGCAGCAAGATATGGACGCTGGCGTGGACCGAGAAGGCATCCCGGTTCGATTTCGCTCATGTCACGACCAGCGCGTGGCGCGAGGGCGACGATTACGTTCTGAGCGGCACGAAGACCATGGTGATCGCCGCGCCCTGGGCCGACCATCTGATTATCTCGGCGCGGACCTCGGGCAACGACCGTGATCGCGACGGCGTCAGCCTGTTCGTGGTCGACCGCCGCGCCACCGGTCTCGATCTTCAGAGCTTCAAGACGATCGATGGCCGCCACGCCGCCGAGATCAGCCTGCGCGAGGTTCGCGGGGAATTGCTGGGGCGGGAAGGCGAGGGCGTTGCCGCACTGGAAGGCGGCCGCGAGCGCGCCATCGGCGCGCTCTGCGCCGAAGCCGTCGGCGCAATCGGTGAGCTGAACTCGGCGACGCTCGAGTATTCGAAAACGCGCAAGCAGTTCGGCACCACTATCGGCTCCTTCCAGGTGCTTCAGCATCGCATGGTCGACATGTTCATCGCCCATCAGGAAGCACTTTCACTGATGCAACATCTGAGCCTCAGCCTCAGCACCGGCGAGTCCGGCCTGTCGCGACTCGCCTCCGGCGCCAAATCGAAGATCGGCTATGCCGGCAGGTTCGTCGCCGATCAGGCAGTGCAGCTTCACGGGGGCATGGGAATGACCGACGAGCTCAACGTCGGGCACTATTTCAAGCGTATCTCCGCCATCAACATCCAGTTCGGCGATCCCGCGTTCCACGTGCTGCGCTACGCGCAGCTGGACACGGCCGCATAA
- a CDS encoding glutathione S-transferase family protein, which yields MHELDLPYTLKPIGPRTGETKTAEYTRLNPRQKIPLLQDGDFCIGESAAIVAYLSRMYSTLERSLIPEAPREYAAWLEWCFFIVAELDSTSLYVMRRHRADALGHIYGVAPEVVAQAAEYFRGQLRHVEVALADGRQFLMGERFSSADILLTTCLDWAIAYGVGICENAQPYLEHIHKREAYQRAVAANAPATPITPAPASA from the coding sequence ATGCACGAACTTGATTTGCCCTATACACTGAAGCCGATCGGGCCGCGAACAGGCGAGACCAAGACCGCTGAATACACCCGGCTCAATCCTCGCCAGAAAATTCCGCTGCTTCAGGACGGGGACTTCTGCATCGGCGAAAGCGCCGCGATCGTTGCCTATCTATCGCGCATGTACTCGACGCTGGAGCGCTCCTTGATTCCGGAAGCGCCGCGCGAGTATGCCGCATGGCTCGAATGGTGCTTCTTTATCGTGGCCGAGCTTGATTCCACGAGCCTCTATGTCATGCGGCGCCACCGCGCCGATGCGCTGGGACACATCTATGGTGTTGCGCCCGAGGTCGTGGCTCAAGCCGCGGAATATTTCCGCGGGCAGTTGCGCCACGTTGAAGTCGCTCTTGCCGATGGCCGTCAGTTTCTCATGGGCGAACGCTTCAGCAGCGCAGATATCCTGCTGACAACCTGTCTCGACTGGGCCATCGCCTATGGCGTCGGCATTTGCGAAAATGCGCAGCCCTACCTTGAACACATCCATAAGCGAGAGGCGTATCAGCGTGCGGTCGCAGCGAACGCTCCGGCTACACCAATCACACCTGCGCCGGCGAGTGCCTGA
- a CDS encoding CaiB/BaiF CoA-transferase family protein, protein MPGPLDGVRVLDLTGVVSGPFATMFLADQGADVLKIEPISGDITRRSRATIDKDGEFSALFISSNRGKRSLSIDVKSAAGREVLTRLVAQADVLVQNFRPGTMERLGLGVEGLRQRHPRLIYVSISGVGDTGPYVKKRVYDPIIQGLSGFADIQSQPITNRPQMIRTIVCDKTTAVFTAQAVAAALYAREKTGQGDHIQVAMLDAMISYLWPEGMMQYTVVGAEAAAADPNDRPDLVFKTSDGYITAGTISDSEWQGFCRASGDPELANDQRFATPAARSVNATARINKMAEYISQHTTAEWLERLDAADVPCAPILRRSEIIQNEQVVARGIIAEFDQPKVGRVRQPKPAARFEVNQAGIGGPAPRVGEHSREVLAELGYDDRAIDKMIAERSVRVAV, encoded by the coding sequence ATGCCCGGACCACTTGACGGCGTTCGTGTGCTCGATCTGACCGGCGTGGTGTCGGGCCCGTTCGCGACTATGTTTCTGGCCGATCAGGGTGCCGATGTCCTCAAGATCGAGCCGATCAGCGGAGATATCACCCGCCGCAGCCGCGCTACCATCGACAAGGACGGCGAGTTCAGCGCGCTCTTCATCTCCTCCAACCGCGGCAAGCGTTCGCTGTCGATCGACGTCAAGAGCGCGGCCGGGCGCGAGGTGCTCACCCGGCTGGTCGCGCAGGCCGACGTCCTGGTGCAAAACTTCCGGCCCGGTACCATGGAGCGCCTGGGGCTCGGCGTCGAGGGATTGCGTCAGCGCCATCCGCGCCTGATCTACGTCTCGATCAGCGGTGTCGGTGATACCGGCCCTTACGTGAAGAAGCGGGTCTATGATCCCATCATTCAGGGCCTTTCCGGCTTTGCCGATATCCAGTCCCAGCCGATCACCAATAGGCCGCAGATGATCAGGACCATCGTCTGTGACAAGACCACCGCGGTGTTTACTGCGCAAGCGGTGGCGGCGGCCCTCTATGCGCGTGAGAAAACGGGGCAGGGTGATCATATCCAGGTTGCGATGCTGGATGCGATGATCTCCTATCTTTGGCCGGAAGGCATGATGCAGTACACGGTGGTCGGCGCCGAGGCGGCCGCAGCCGATCCGAACGATCGGCCGGACCTCGTGTTCAAGACCAGCGATGGCTACATCACGGCGGGAACTATCTCCGATTCCGAATGGCAGGGTTTCTGCCGCGCCTCCGGCGATCCCGAGCTCGCCAATGATCAGCGCTTTGCGACCCCAGCGGCGCGTTCGGTCAATGCCACGGCGCGCATCAATAAAATGGCAGAATACATCAGCCAGCACACCACAGCCGAATGGCTCGAGCGCCTGGATGCCGCGGACGTGCCTTGTGCGCCGATCTTGCGCAGGAGCGAGATTATTCAAAACGAACAGGTGGTGGCGCGCGGCATCATAGCAGAGTTTGATCAGCCGAAGGTCGGCCGGGTGCGGCAGCCGAAGCCGGCGGCCCGCTTCGAGGTCAACCAGGCTGGGATCGGCGGGCCGGCTCCCAGGGTCGGCGAGCATTCGCGTGAGGTGCTGGCCGAACTGGGATACGACGACCGCGCCATCGACAAGATGATCGCAGAACGGAGCGTGCGCGTGGCCGTATGA